From a single bacterium genomic region:
- a CDS encoding ATP-binding protein: protein MSTGSQSRRKPNAGLQDVVHDEGLSRVLSCYPGVCVIYDAKRHIRFINDYGVTVSRLTRKQILGQRDEELFPDNVTRPYLSLLKRTMATRKTQRDDVKIVMPDGRIMYIEVTYIPLLDERGKIERILGLTHNVSDCRRLEQDLLRAAEQEQERVARELHDGLCQKLAAIAIKADCLAQDLKNRHVDVGRQAESLSVVITSAIVEVKDIARGLHPVHPGSDGLKVALGALVGAVREGFSVDCRIRCNGQFCVHDTETASHLYRIAQEAISNAVKHSQARSISVTLNQTGDTIRLQVRDNGKGMPADLSGCMGMGLKNMNYRAGLLGGVLKFGRNGKRGTLMSCVVPSVKSPALRSGTKSKVGK, encoded by the coding sequence ATGAGCACCGGGTCACAGAGCAGACGGAAACCTAATGCAGGTCTACAAGACGTAGTTCATGATGAGGGCCTCAGCAGGGTTCTGAGCTGTTACCCGGGCGTCTGCGTCATTTATGATGCCAAACGCCATATACGGTTCATCAATGATTATGGAGTGACGGTTAGCAGACTTACACGAAAACAGATCCTGGGCCAGCGTGACGAGGAGCTGTTCCCTGACAATGTCACCCGTCCATATTTATCACTCCTGAAGCGCACTATGGCGACCAGGAAAACCCAGCGTGATGACGTCAAGATCGTCATGCCCGATGGGCGGATCATGTATATCGAGGTCACTTACATTCCCCTTTTGGATGAGCGCGGTAAAATTGAGCGGATTCTGGGGCTGACCCATAACGTGAGTGACTGCCGGCGATTGGAGCAGGATCTTCTGCGGGCGGCCGAACAGGAGCAGGAGCGGGTCGCGCGCGAACTCCATGATGGGCTGTGTCAGAAACTGGCCGCCATCGCCATCAAAGCCGACTGCTTGGCACAGGACTTGAAGAACCGTCATGTCGACGTGGGCAGGCAGGCGGAAAGCCTCTCGGTGGTAATAACCTCCGCCATTGTCGAAGTAAAGGACATCGCCAGGGGATTGCACCCGGTCCATCCTGGTTCTGACGGTTTGAAGGTTGCATTGGGGGCCTTGGTGGGAGCTGTCCGTGAAGGCTTTTCTGTGGACTGCAGGATCCGTTGTAACGGACAATTCTGCGTCCACGACACCGAAACAGCAAGCCATCTCTACCGGATTGCCCAGGAAGCCATCAGCAATGCTGTCAAACACAGTCAGGCCCGGTCGATTTCCGTTACGCTGAACCAGACCGGGGACACGATCAGGTTGCAGGTTCGTGACAACGGCAAGGGGATGCCAGCCGATCTGTCGGGTTGCATGGGGATGGGGCTCAAAAATATGAACTATCGCGCGGGCCTTCTTGGCGGAGTGTTGAAGTTCGGGCGGAATGGAAAACGAGGCACGCTCATGTCGTGCGTTGTACCTTCCGTGAAATCGCCTGCTTTGAGATCAGGAACTAAGTCAAAGGTCGGGAAATGA